One Tachysurus vachellii isolate PV-2020 chromosome 8, HZAU_Pvac_v1, whole genome shotgun sequence genomic window carries:
- the LOC132850151 gene encoding probable G-protein coupled receptor 34 isoform X1 — translation MAEYNFYKTVPIIPSTAGIQKPNNLTTTCFNNTLNDGTLRVPLAVFYSLFFLFGSGGNMLALWVFLRIHSKKNSVRIFLINLALADLVLMTCLPFRVVYHANNNCWNMHPVFCRVVGNVFYMNMYVSIFLLGVISIDRYVKLQKIWRKQRFLSRKQSILTCCLLWVTTAVFITPLIVLGEDHTSSEKCFEYKHLRNAKWKAYINIAVVFAFWVVYGTLVTSYGKIAMGLLQISKEKPDFPNAAKYSRTARKSFFVLFLFTLCFVPYHIVRIFYIYSQITDVSCQWIQLVDKMNELSLLLSAFNSCLDPVMYFVLCSSVRRTVLQILQRNFCQKTSDYSSSSYDKGTNQREQATQSNTSTL, via the coding sequence ATGGCAGAGTACAATTTCTACAAGACCGTCCCTATAATCCCCAGTACTGCAGGAATACAAAAACCAAATAATCTAACCACAACATGCTTTAATAACACTTTGAATGATGGCACTCTCCGGGTTCCACTAGCCGTCTTCTACTCACTCTTCTTCCTGTTTGGATCAGGAGGCAACATGCTAGCCCTCTGGGTGTTCCTGCGAATACATTCCAAGAAGAATTCAGTGCGCATCTTCCTCATCAACCTGGCTCTGGCGGATTTGGTCCTCATGACCTGTCTGCCCTTCCGTGTGGTTTACCATGCCAATAATAACTGCTGGAACATGCATCCTGTGTTCTGCAGGGTAGTGGGCAATGTTTTCTACATGAACATGTACGTAAGCATTTTTCTGCTGGGGGTTATTAGTATAGATCGTTATGTGAAGCTGCAGAAGATCTGGAGAAAGCAGAGGTTCCTCAGCAGGAAGCAGAGCATTCTCACATGTTGCCTCCTCTGGGTAACAACTGCTGTCTTCATAACACCTCTAATTGTCTTGGGTGAAGATCATACGTCATCAGAAAAGTGTTTCGAGTACAAACACCTGCGGAATGCCAAATGGAAGGCTTACATAAACATTGCTGTTGTGTTTGCTTTCTGGGTGGTCTATGGCACTCTTGTAACCTCTTATGGGAAGATAGCAATGGGGTTGCTTCAGATCTCTAAGGAGAAGCCAGACTTTCCAAATGCAGCCAAGTACAGCAGAACAGCTCGGAAGTCCTTCTTTGTGCTCTTTCTCTTCACCTTGTGCTTTGTACCCTATCACATTGTGAGGATCTTTTATATCTACTCACAGATCACAGATGTTTCGTGTCAGTGGATTCAGTTAGTGGACAAGATGAATGAGTTATCTCTGTTGTTGTCTGCATTCAACAGCTGTCTGGATCCAGTGATGTACTTTGTGCTATGCAGCTCAGTGCGCAGGACGGTACTGCAGATACTGCAAAGAAACTTCTGTCAGAAGACTTCTGACTACAGCAGTTCGAGCTACGATAAGGGAACAAACCAAAGGGAGCAGGCTACACAAAGCAATACCAGCACGTTGTAA
- the LOC132850151 gene encoding probable G-protein coupled receptor 34 isoform X2: protein MAEYNFYKTVPIIPSTAGIQKPNNLTTTCFNNTLNDGTLRVPLAVFYSLFFLFGSGGNMLALWVFLRIHSKKNSVRIFLINLALADLVLMTCLPFRVVYHANNNCWNMHPVFCRVVGNVFYMNMYVSIFLLGVISIDRYVKLQKIWRKQRFLSRKQSILTCCLLWVTTAVFITPLIVLGEDHTSSEKCFEYKHLRNAKWKAYINIAVVFAFWVVYGTLVTSYGKIAMGLLQISKEKPDFPNAAKYSRTARKSFFVLFLFTLCFVPYHILSGSSDVLCAMQLSAQDGTADTAKKLLSEDF, encoded by the exons ATGGCAGAGTACAATTTCTACAAGACCGTCCCTATAATCCCCAGTACTGCAGGAATACAAAAACCAAATAATCTAACCACAACATGCTTTAATAACACTTTGAATGATGGCACTCTCCGGGTTCCACTAGCCGTCTTCTACTCACTCTTCTTCCTGTTTGGATCAGGAGGCAACATGCTAGCCCTCTGGGTGTTCCTGCGAATACATTCCAAGAAGAATTCAGTGCGCATCTTCCTCATCAACCTGGCTCTGGCGGATTTGGTCCTCATGACCTGTCTGCCCTTCCGTGTGGTTTACCATGCCAATAATAACTGCTGGAACATGCATCCTGTGTTCTGCAGGGTAGTGGGCAATGTTTTCTACATGAACATGTACGTAAGCATTTTTCTGCTGGGGGTTATTAGTATAGATCGTTATGTGAAGCTGCAGAAGATCTGGAGAAAGCAGAGGTTCCTCAGCAGGAAGCAGAGCATTCTCACATGTTGCCTCCTCTGGGTAACAACTGCTGTCTTCATAACACCTCTAATTGTCTTGGGTGAAGATCATACGTCATCAGAAAAGTGTTTCGAGTACAAACACCTGCGGAATGCCAAATGGAAGGCTTACATAAACATTGCTGTTGTGTTTGCTTTCTGGGTGGTCTATGGCACTCTTGTAACCTCTTATGGGAAGATAGCAATGGGGTTGCTTCAGATCTCTAAGGAGAAGCCAGACTTTCCAAATGCAGCCAAGTACAGCAGAACAGCTCGGAAGTCCTTCTTTGTGCTCTTTCTCTTCACCTTGTGCTTTGTACCCTATCACATT CTGTCTGGATCCAGTGATGTACTTTGTGCTATGCAGCTCAGTGCGCAGGACGGTACTGCAGATACTGCAAAGAAACTTCTGTCAGAAGACTTCTGA
- the gpr82 gene encoding probable G-protein coupled receptor 82, with amino-acid sequence MLNAASEVKKKPAINQASMSALDYLRNCTRINGTVCNESCFLEPEDYHFTVLPWLYLFLAILGFLTNGLAALDLWKTEKTPRVIFTLNLVVSDLMLCSSFPFRMAYYIYSSQWKPNTVVCSATEFIMVSCFYVNIYCNMSFLLWTSINRCVTVVQLRCSLFQVFKRPRLCWLLCLSTWIVGLTFVIGAIIYKIGLKYTGKDLKSCFDQVLNKKTDQMNGLHSIGVGIFSFMLGLMLVSYGLLIFHLYKIKQKSLVGFGIGLRIRRKILASLLSFVVCFLPYHVQRIRMIGLENKDCKMKQKEFCVKTLLILLSSLSCCLHPVLYLVLQLPCCRAKRNVRKQPKPDMFKNQDTHADTDQQTPYNHN; translated from the exons ATGTTAAATGCTGCATCAGAAGTCAAGAAGAAACCAGCAATAAACCAAGCAAGTATGTCAGCACTAGACTATTTAAGAAACTGCACTAGAATCAACGGGACAGTCTGCAATGAAAG CTGTTTCCTGGAACCTGAAGACTACCACTTCACTGTTCTGCCTTGGCTTTATCTCTTTCTGGCTATCCTGGGCTTCCTGACCAACGGATTGGCCGCACTGGACCTCTGGAAGACAGAAAAGACACCCAGAGTCATTTTCACTTTAAACCTAGTGGTCTCTGACCTGATGCTGTGCAGTAGCTTTCCCTTTAGAATGgcttactatatatatagttcCCAGTGGAAGCCAAACACTGTGGTCTGCTCAGCGACTGAATTTATTATGGTGTCTTGTTTCTATGTCAACATCTATTGCAATATGAGTTTCTTGCTATGGACCAGCATCAATCGATGTGTTACAGTAGTACAGCTGCGCTGCAGTCTGTTCCAAGTTTTCAAGCGTCCACGTCTCTGTTGGCTCCTCTGCCTCAGCACCTGGATAGTGGGATTAACCTTTGTCATTGGcgctataatatataaaataggcCTGAAATACACAGGGAAAGACCTGAAATCCTGCTTTGATCAGgtattgaataaaaaaactgaTCAAATGAATGGCCTGCATAGCATTGGTGTGGGAATCTTCTCCTTCATGCTGGGCTTGATGCTGGTCAGCTACGGGCTGCTGATATTCCATTTGTACAAGATAAAGCAAAAGAGTTTGGTGGGATTTGGTATTGGTCTGAGAATACGGAGGAAAATCTTGGCCTCTCTGCTTTCGTTTGTGGTCTGCTTCCTGCCCTACCATGTGCAGCGGATCAGAATGATAGGGTTAGAAAATAAAGACTGTAAAATGAAGCAGAAAGAATTCTGTGTAAAGACATTGTTGATACTTTTATCATCACTCAGTTGCTGTCTGCATCCAGTGCTGTACCTGGTGTTGCAATTGCCTTGTTGCAGAGCCAAACGAAACGTCAGAAAGCAGCCTAAACCAGACATGTTCAAGAACCAAGACACCCATGCAGATACAGACCAACAGACCCCATATAATCATAACTAG